AGTACATTATGGAACATTCTTACAACATGTAGACAATAGAGAACACCATTCATTCTCCAAATTACATGCAGGGTAATGGTAAATATGCTTCCTAATATAAGAAAACTTCAGAAACTAATATgacaaacaagaaaaatacatgaaGATATTACAgtatctttaaataattaataagtaaAGAAGAATACAATCTGTCTACCTGTATGAAAGGCCCTAGGGCATCCATTACAAAGAATCAAATCTCCTCCATCTCCACATACTGCACACATATCATCACTGTCTCCCGTGGTAAGGTTTTGACCATTTGCCAATGAGAGAGCTATATCATGAAGCGTTAACCCATTGGAAGTATATATGTGTCGATAACTGCAAAAGGACAAATTATTTCAAGAAAGAGAAGAATAGACCAGACTATTTAGCTGCTTTTAAATTCTACTCACGGTTGACGCCTAGCAGCCATTCCAGCATGGGCTTCAAACTGTGAAGGGCTTATCTGtttacacacaaacacagataGTAAAAGTTAATATTAGCATAAAACATTTTGTGCACAGTTATATGACTGTACCTCAATATCACAACAACCACAGACTATACCGCTTCCCTGTTTGTAACCTCCAAGTAATTTCTGAAACACACCCTCAGACATGTCATGTATTGAATAGCATACAAAAGAATTGCAACTCGcatgcaaaaatgaaaaatatttaaagaatattcCCACACCTGTCCTTTGACATAATAAGCCAACTCAGCACCATCTGGTAGCCCATTTGGCATAAAAAGTAACCTGTGTAAATCATTGTCCCTGATAAAagcaaaaatcaattcaaacagcAGTAGCTAAAATATTGCAATTCACATGGAAAAGCTAGAGAGAACAAGGAAACAAAAAACAGACACCatcaataaacaaaacaaaacaaaagtacCTTCTCTTAGTGCAACCATCAGCACTTCTTTTCAGCAGTACACCAGAATTAGAAGAATAGGAGCTTGACCTACAGAAAATTAGAACAGTGAGTAATTGAATACCAAGGAAAGGTCTATAATTTAATCAACCAAATAACCTTGTACATATGCAGATTGCTCAAGCACATTATCAAGTATGGGTAGTAATTGAACCAAGAGAGAGGACAAACTTTTTCATCACACGTTTCCATTCGTCATTTGTCTGATTCATATACTTCAGCTGCTCATAATGACTTGGTACATGCAAAGACGACAAGTGGCTAGTACTATCTACAGATTGACTGCAACAACAATTTAAAAGGTGCCTTGTCAGTCCTTTTTTAAGTTGaacaaaatttcattaacaCAACGACAAAATATTGAACATATTAACATTTGACAGAgacataaaattgaatttagagCTTTCCAAAACTAAAAGAAAGTTAAATTCGTAGCACTCATATATATACCACTAGAAGGAAACCCAATTGAAAACCAAATTGTTTTCCTTTAACAAAACCCATAGAATTATGAAATCtgattaattttcaattcaaataaaagcACCACATTAGCCATATCCTGAAAACATTGACAGCCAAAGCATGAGGACCAAGTAAAGTAATTGTTTTATTCTTCAGCCTACCATTAACAAGGCTTTATTCTAGAACTATAAGCAAATGCACTTGTTCACATGCTTTAGTGATGGGAAGTAAGATAAAGGCATCTCAAAAACAAAGCCTAAGATGTTAAGAGAATAACCATCAATGCCATGACATTTAGAACAAGTTTCTTTTACAACAATCAGACATGCCCCATTCACTATAGAACCCCTTAATTGAAAGGTTGCCAATATCCAAACTAAGCAAGGTGAATAAGAGATAGAGAATACTCAATTGATTTACTAtcattttggtttattttagatttacCTTAGGTTTGTATGAGACATGCCAACATGTTTGGCGCTAGAATTTTTATAAGCCTGAACCTTGGCGTTGCTGTGTAGAAGACTTTCTGCAGAACCCATGGCAAAGGAAATATATGTATAAGAAAAATCATGACCTAATGCAAAGCAAATAGAAACATCTCTTACTATTTGCCCAGAAAGTGAACATCCATTTGCTTAATGTGTCATCCCATGCAAGTTGCGGGATACAACATGCATGgcttactttatattttaaattgttatcgAGTTTATTCCTATCAGTTCCTGGAtgttttgtaatgaaaattGTTAGCCAAAATAATTCATAAGCATACTTAACTTATAGGGAAGTTGGAGAGATTGGTAACTGTGTTTTCCCTATAGGATTAAGATAGTAAGCCTATCATGATTAGCTCTAACAAAATAAGTTAGAAAAGAATTTCTTTACACACATCTATTATACCAGTTAAAAAACCACATTAACTGTGCTGGTTCACATTAAAAAAACCACATTAATTCTCTGTAGACTACCTTAGTCACAACTTGAAGGGTGGTGGTTTAGTCCCCCATTGACTAGAAATATGACTAGAAAAACTATAAAGCATGGGCAATACCTTACGACTACTTTTGTTGGATTGAGTTGGATTCTAAGACCAATTTCAAAATATGGTATCAAAACATATCCTAGATGCATTATTGGGCACCTGCATTTGCCACACTTCAGACAAGAAGTCTTGGGCACGAGGGGGCGTATCAAAAGACTGCCTTAATTGCAATTACACCTAATCTGCCTTAGCAGTGGCCTCTTTTTGACGGTTGTCTTATTTGCAGTCTCATGAGTGGTGGTTTAGCATCACATCAGTTAGAGATATGACTTTAATATACCTTACAAAGTTTGGCCATTTTTTACCTCACAAACTGTTTTTTTGGAGTAGAGTCAAGCACTAAGACCAATTTCTAATGTGTTAGATATAAAACAATTCATCAGATTTCAACCTTAAGCTTCTAGGAAAGTTAGAGAGATTGGTAATAAAATTTTCCAATAGGACAAGATCATATGTAATCATGATTATTAACTCTAACAGAATACATGCAGGTAAAGGGTACTCTTTAAAAACCACATTTTTTGTGCACACTCCATTTCAAAGTAATATTCTCAATTTCAGCGAAATATGAGTTCATTGGACTATGTTACCCTTTTATGGCATTAGTTTCTTATTCCATTTAGTGCTGATTCAAGAAGACCATAACAAagttggaaaaaagaaaaggatgcTTTCTTGGTTTTCTAAAGTGACATGTAGTCTAGAACGGCTAAAATCTCTAGTCagttattttgaaatgaaagcaATGTGTATTGCCATGATGAATAACTCCATCAGAGATTGTGCCATTGTTCTCTCCAATACAGGCAAAGGCCAGCCAAATAAAAGAGATGTTCCTGATTGGAAAAACTGCAAGACTTTCATAAATCCCAGTATAGTTAATACCACAATATGTGGGATATTAAGAATATAGAAGACCATAACATGGcagaaataaaaacattgaaGCAGACCACCagaaatatatatcataatctTCAAATAAGAAAATGTCAGAAATTTAACAAGGTGTTCAAATGATGAGTAAATTTATTCCTTTGTAGAGAGGAGGGATTCACCCAGCAGATACAATCCTTTTTTCAAAGACAATTAATCAAGATAAACCCAAAACCACTAGGCTTCAACAATGCATTTATAAGCCTGAGAAATGATTCTCACCTTTCCAAACCTGGAAAGACTCCTCATTAACAGAGGAACCAGCCACATTCTTGATAACCTCGTCTAATATACTGAGTGGAGCCGTTTTTATTTCCTGTATAATACTATATATCGGTCTTCCATTTTCTaagaaaatatgattatttgGATGTCTAGTCTTGGCCCCGGCATGCTGCTCAAACTCATAGGCACTAAGAATctaagaaaatgataaaattagtCATTTCGTAAATGCAGAACAAAATCGCCAAAAGGAACAAGAAATATATGTCTTACTCTAGAGTAATTGCACATTGAACAGCCACACAAATATCCACCAGCATCAATAATCCCCTGTAGCTCAACCTGACAACAATTCAAAACATTAGAAGAAAACAAGCATGGGTGTATAAAATAGACATCGAATGTGAACTTTACCTTTCCAGGATTATAAATATACTTCACTACAGCTCCGTCAAGGATGCCAGTTGATAAAAGCTTTTTGACATTTGTAGGGTAACAGTTGGGAACTACTTTCTTGGACATTTTCAATTCCATATTGCGAGCGTACGACTCCACATCTCCATCATGAGCATATCCCATGTTTTCTACCAACCCACCACTACAATAATCCCTTGCCAAATATTCATCAACCCCATGAAAACCAATGTGATTGCCATCAGTGTAACGGTGCACAGGAGCAGGTGGCTGGTAACCATAATCCTCTTTCTTTTTACTAAACTTAAAAGTAATCTTCCTGATCCCAGAGGAACTAGCATGCTTGGGAATTTCCATCACAACACAGGATGTCATTGCAGCACTACTCGTGTTCTTGTCACTCTGAGAagtattgttgttgttgttgttattaatattatttgtagTAGTAGTAATATTCAAATCACCAGCTTCATCACTCAAAGTCTCATCAGAACTGGAATTCTCCAAACAAGTAGACGTCAGTTCTCCACATTCTGCATGGTTAACGTCCGTTGATTCAGTTGGTTGGCTACTGATATCTTGAAAAGTTAGCGCATGCTCTACGGTAGAAACATTGGGATTAGAAACCTCAGAGCGCACTTCATCGTTCGAAACTTCTTTAACTTGTTTCTTATGAGGAAACATGTGGCGTTCAGTATCACTAACGCATTGGTCGTAGTCACGTTTCAGTTCCGTCCTCGATTCCTCATtgttttccttccttccttcatCTAATGCATGCACACAAACTGCTTCTTCTCCcatcaaaatcaaagaaaagaacCCCTAAGAATCCAAACGTGGAAACTACCCAAAAAACAACACTACTCCTCAGCATCCACGGAGAAACTGGAACGAACTTGAACCCCGCACTCCAGATTCGTGTCAAATCAACGCCTAATCACAAAATTCAGActcaaaaaaaaagttttctatGAATTCGAGGATATGCTCAACAGAAGACACTAAAATGGCAACGGAAATGAACAATAAGAGTCACGAAACCAATCCAGGCGTGGAGAAGAAGTTCCTAGACGGTTATTTGAATAGGCAAAAGGCGCGCAACCGTTTAATTGATTTCAATTTGTACACACACAAATAAGAAAGACAATAACAAACAGTAAATAACCTACCTCAAACACAACaccaataaaaaattgaaaacaatacTCCAATCCGATCAACTCCCAATTcctaaaaacaaaagcaaatcgAAACACGCATTCGAAACACCATGAATCGAGTTTTGAAATAACAGATCTGAGATTGGCGAAGGAGCAGTGAGCTCTGCACTTTACGATTTAAAACAGGAAACTGATTTTTGAGAGTGCTAGGGTTTGGTTTCACGGAGGAAAGAGAGTGAAAGCTGAGAGGGAGACACCTAACTGAAAGAAAAGGCTTGGTTCGCGGTTGAGATTTCAACTTTATGGAAAGCAGAGGGAGCAGAGGAGATGAGTTTCGTAAAAAGAAACtgtccaaaaaagaaaaataaaaaataaaaattatcgtCACGATCTTTCGGAAGAGACGAGAAGACAAATGGATAAACGTGATGGGACCCACCAGAGTTGGGCCTCTCATGTTTCACTACGTGGCATTGCTGGGATCTGACCGAGGCCCTCCTCAGCCGTTTTTCATGAAGTATCGAGCAAGTTAAGTTAACACGTGTACCAAGGATCATTAACTAAAACTCTAAACAAATATTAGTAAGAAGAAATGTTGAGTAGTTGGACCGGGTAAGGTCATTAAATGTTTTCCTACACTCCATTAAGTACAAAAACATCTTTTAGGAATACACTTTGTTCGATGTGGGGTCAAGTCACTTAATCCTTTTACAATTTCTCTCCTTCTAACCGATCATCCTAATTGCCCTTCTTCGTTGTAAGATGTTTGTTCGGTGGTTACAGAGTTGTATTAAATGCGCAATAAATAAATTTCCTTGCCTCTTACCTTTAACCTTTATATATAGTGTTGGTCATGGGCCAAAGATTAGAGAGatcttaatcaaggcccaatcaCAACCAAATAACCCTTAATTTCATCTTACCTTAACTAAGTTCATCTTATCTTAATCCTTCTCATGATCTTCCTGGCCTGGCCGTCCGGCTCATTATATTCATAGGGACCATCCGTCCGGACCGTCCGGGGGCTCCCAATACATCAGGCCCCCCAAGCCCTAGAAAAGTACTTGTCGTTGGGTTTAAAAATGAAGTCAGGTTGCCCGACGCGCTTCGAATCGAATTTTAGGCGGGAAATCACGTGTCAGGTTTCGATAGGTCGGTTACCTCGGGTAGTGGGACAATCTTTCAATCTGGGCCCTTCATCGTGCTATCGCTCAACGGTGAGAATGCGTTAGCGGTTTCAaaaaattttactataaatagGGGTAAGTAGTCCATCATGTTTACCTTCATCTCCTTTCTTTTACTTCTACCGTCCGACTATAGCGTTAAACTCAAGTAAATAAATGGCTACAGTTCCATTATCTTCTTCTACGGGGTCTGTAGGCGGTGACGGCGGGGGCTCCTCTAGTGGCAGCAGGACATCTTCTTCTAGCTTGGGGTCAGTATCCCAGGAGGAGAGGTCCTACCGGACGGGGGGATCTCTTGGGTCCTTGAACCCAACGGTGATCGGATAATAAATAGGGCATCCCTGCTTCTTCTGGAAGGTGGGATCGAGGTGGACGTAATGAGGGCGGAACCCGTCGACAGATGGCCAGCCGTAGGTGGCTATGGATGGGCTTCGCACGATGTGGGCTCCTATGAGTCCAAGTACAAGAGTCAGGATGACCTACTGGAGTGGGCTAACCAATCATTCTTGGCTCGAAACGAGGAAGACGCTCGGCTGATTCGCCTGAGTGTTAGCCATCCTAACGAGCGAGTTTTTCACGGAAAAGGGACGAGCACCGAAGACTTCTTCTTTGTATATACATATTTGTTCAACCGAATGTTCGTGTGTGTACCCTTTACTCGCTTCCAGACGGCCGTGCTCCGGAGGATGAACATCGCCCCTTCCTAGCTACATCCGAACAGGTGGGCTTGTATTCAGGCATTTGTGGTCATGTGCTCAACCTTAGCCATCGTCTTGACTGTCTTACTTTTCTTTCACTATTATCAAGTCCGACCGCTTGCCAAATTGGCCTGGGTTTCGTTGACATCTGTCCAAGATTGTTGCATGTTTAAACCTTACTCTGAGTCTTTTAAGAAATTCAACACgaggtattttaaaataatgataaaggaGGTCGATCGCAACCAATTTCGCGATGCTTCGGGTGAACCCTTGTTCCCTTATTATTGGATAAAGGATTCTGCGAGAATAAGTCCTGTGCCGATCGATTCTATGCTAATTTGGTATCTTCGCCGATTTGCCGACCGTCACGATGCTGAAGAGGTTCAGAATGAATTAGCTGCAAAGAAAAAGGTCGCTGAGGAAGTTAGATTTCAAATGGAGGCACTCACCCTTGAACATTCCAAGTGTGAGAAGACCCAAGCAGACTTATTGAAGAAGTTCGAGGGGGCTTGTGTCGAAGTGGCGACCCTCACGCAAAAGTTAAAGGAGCTCTAGGTGAAGTACGACCAAGAGGCGAGTGAGATCGATCGGTTGAAATTGGCGATATGGTAGGTGGGCGAGAAGGCGAAGGAACAGGAGAAGGAACTGGTCGGGTTGAGCACACAAAATACCCAACTGGTTGGGGAGGTGCTGAAGGCGAACAAGACCATTGAACTCCTGAGCATAACGTTCAAATCGAACATGAAGAGGGGTTCAACAAGGCCCTTCGGTAGGCTGCCTATTTGCTGGGAGCGGACCCTCTCTCCGCTGGTTTCGACCTTGCCcaagatgtctatgatgggaaGATGATGCCTGTGCCGATTCCGAGAGAGGATGAGGAGGAGCCGGTAGAAGATGGTGTTGTTGTGACGAGGGTGCTGGCGacgatgatgttgttgatgacGGGGGAACTAGTGATGATGATGGCGTGGGCGATGACCATACTTAGGTTTTCTGCAGtatagtttttcattttgaaggtCGGTCGGTCGCATTGGATGTATAGCCCCACACAACATTTGGACATGAATTCAATTTGCGTTTTCTAGGCTttgttcatatttatattttcaaatatttcctAAGTTAACGCTATCGTATGTCGGTCGGCTAGAGACACGTGTTTTTATATTGCCAATTTTTTAAGTTAAGCCACTACATGCCGATCGATTGAAGACACACATGCTTTTATTTTCCTAGcaattgttattttctttcatgAAGTTATGCAATTGATGTTTCTAAATGAGTGACTTTCATCAATGATTTTTTCCCGTTAACAGTGACCGGACGATGATGTTTGATTTATGCCTCTGCTATTTACCCAGGCGGCAGTGGTTCTTTACGAACTCGCCATTCACCGCCTGGTTAAGTTGGTTGACCGGGTGGTAGTGGTTCTTTACGAACTCGCCATTCACCACCCAGTTAAGTTGGTTGACCGGGTGGTAGTGGTTCTTTACGAACTTGTCATTTACCACCTGGTTTGGTACATGAGGTGAGCAATATCCATGTAACTTTGAAGAGAAAACCGCGATTCATCCCATTGTATTTGATAAGAGGAGATTAAAATACAGGAGTCACttcttaactaaaataaaactttaaatggGATGCATTCCAT
This genomic interval from Vigna radiata var. radiata cultivar VC1973A chromosome 8, Vradiata_ver6, whole genome shotgun sequence contains the following:
- the LOC106771888 gene encoding uncharacterized protein LOC106771888; amino-acid sequence: MGEEAVCVHALDEGRKENNEESRTELKRDYDQCVSDTERHMFPHKKQVKEVSNDEVRSEVSNPNVSTVEHALTFQDISSQPTESTDVNHAECGELTSTCLENSSSDETLSDEAGDLNITTTTNNINNNNNNNTSQSDKNTSSAAMTSCVVMEIPKHASSSGIRKITFKFSKKKEDYGYQPPAPVHRYTDGNHIGFHGVDEYLARDYCSGGLVENMGYAHDGDVESYARNMELKMSKKVVPNCYPTNVKKLLSTGILDGAVVKYIYNPGKVELQGIIDAGGYLCGCSMCNYSRILSAYEFEQHAGAKTRHPNNHIFLENGRPIYSIIQEIKTAPLSILDEVIKNVAGSSVNEESFQVWKESLLHSNAKVQAYKNSSAKHVGMSHTNLSQSVDSTSHLSSLHVPSHYEQLKYMNQTNDEWKRVMKKSSSYSSNSGVLLKRSADGCTKRRDNDLHRLLFMPNGLPDGAELAYYVKGQKLLGGYKQGSGIVCGCCDIEISPSQFEAHAGMAARRQPYRHIYTSNGLTLHDIALSLANGQNLTTGDSDDMCAVCGDGGDLILCNGCPRAFHTACLGLQCVPDSGWQCLNCGDSAGNGRESSLVRPIMIRLTRVDKTPDFEMGGCVVCREHDFSVAKFDERTVIICDQCEKEYHVGCLRDIGLCELEELPKDKWFCCSDCNRIYVALQNSVSAGADNIPASLSELIIRKHEEKGLCTYGPTDDIQWRILSGKSRYPEHLPLLSRAAAIFRECFDPIVAISGRDLIPVMVYGRNISGQEFGGMYCIVLIVNSVVVSAGLLRIFGRNVAELPLVATSRVHQGKGYFQVLFSCIERLLSSLNVEKLVLPAAGDAESIWTKKLGFRKMSEDQLSKHLREVQLTLFNKTSMLEKTVQQTIE